One stretch of Zhihengliuella flava DNA includes these proteins:
- a CDS encoding metal-dependent hydrolase, whose product MLGGNHAAWGAAAWVAVASPAQFHVGTLREQFPHVAAHLPAEIPLGFGLFPDAPGGVATGAMVCAGAALLPDIDHRRASIARALPPVSSVLCAAIGRAAGGHRQGTHSLFGLLVAMVLAWLLGLCVIDVGGHTVAVGAGIAAILLVSLAAKALKFIPDSMQKTPWAVGLASGAAVALLPPPDPRWFVAAVGLGYSAHLVGDLLTVGGINPLWPVKLRRPHALRHVSSVRALWRPNGHVSLPIVGVTGSWREWVLCVPLALYAGLGVAVSVARLLAHLVG is encoded by the coding sequence GTGCTCGGGGGCAATCATGCGGCGTGGGGCGCCGCGGCCTGGGTAGCGGTCGCTTCCCCGGCACAGTTCCACGTGGGAACCCTCCGCGAACAATTCCCCCACGTCGCCGCCCACCTTCCGGCTGAAATTCCGCTCGGCTTCGGCCTGTTTCCCGACGCGCCGGGCGGAGTGGCGACGGGGGCGATGGTCTGCGCTGGAGCGGCGTTGCTACCGGACATCGACCACCGGCGTGCGTCCATCGCGCGGGCCCTGCCGCCCGTCAGTTCAGTGCTCTGCGCGGCGATCGGACGGGCCGCGGGCGGGCATCGTCAGGGCACCCACTCACTCTTCGGACTTCTCGTGGCGATGGTCTTGGCCTGGCTGCTGGGACTGTGTGTGATCGACGTCGGCGGTCACACCGTGGCGGTCGGCGCGGGCATCGCCGCGATCCTGTTGGTCAGCTTGGCGGCCAAGGCGCTCAAGTTTATTCCGGATTCGATGCAGAAGACGCCGTGGGCCGTGGGCCTCGCCTCCGGCGCAGCAGTTGCTCTGCTCCCACCGCCCGATCCCCGGTGGTTCGTCGCCGCGGTGGGATTGGGCTATTCCGCCCACCTCGTGGGTGATCTCCTGACCGTGGGCGGCATTAACCCGCTGTGGCCTGTGAAGCTGCGGCGTCCCCACGCCCTGCGGCACGTTTCCTCGGTCCGTGCCCTGTGGCGGCCGAACGGGCACGTGAGTCTTCCGATCGTCGGAGTCACTGGCTCGTGGCGCGAATGGGTCCTGTGCGTTCCGCTCGCCCTCTACGCGGGCCTCGGGGTAGCCGTCAGCGTCGCCCGGCTCCTGGCCCACCTGGTGGGGTAG